Proteins from a genomic interval of Pseudoruegeria sp. SHC-113:
- a CDS encoding DUF3307 domain-containing protein: protein MTATFLALLLGHLIADFLLQSGWMVKNKRRIDVLMMHAALVLICMLATTGHLAHPAVIAVALAHLVIDFVKVRLPRQGLRAFTLDQALHLATLVIATRLAPDLWATGIWADAPPQALTWMALACGLILTIVVGGYAVGLLCAPYLAHVPEDGLPGAGRVIGNLERSLIFALVMAGQLGSIALLIGAKSILRFSTVAADRKASEYVIIGTLASFGWALVLSLAMQALLDHMPPLEIGPILP from the coding sequence ATGACTGCCACCTTCCTCGCCCTGCTGCTTGGCCATCTGATCGCGGATTTCCTGCTGCAATCGGGCTGGATGGTGAAGAACAAGCGCCGTATCGACGTGCTGATGATGCATGCCGCGCTGGTGCTGATCTGCATGCTGGCCACCACGGGGCACCTCGCGCACCCCGCAGTGATTGCCGTGGCGCTGGCGCATCTGGTGATCGATTTCGTCAAGGTCCGCCTGCCCCGGCAGGGCCTGCGCGCCTTCACGCTGGATCAGGCCCTGCATCTGGCCACGCTGGTGATCGCCACGCGGCTTGCGCCCGATCTCTGGGCCACGGGGATCTGGGCCGATGCGCCGCCGCAGGCGCTCACATGGATGGCGCTGGCCTGCGGGCTGATCCTGACCATCGTGGTGGGCGGTTACGCTGTGGGGCTGCTCTGCGCGCCCTATCTGGCCCATGTACCCGAAGATGGCCTGCCCGGCGCAGGAAGGGTGATCGGCAACCTTGAGCGCAGCCTGATCTTCGCGCTGGTAATGGCCGGGCAACTCGGTTCCATCGCGCTGCTGATCGGAGCGAAATCCATCCTGCGCTTCTCCACCGTGGCCGCAGACCGCAAGGCCAGCGAATATGTGATCATCGGCACATTGGCCAGTTTCGGCTGGGCGCTGGTGCTTTCCCTGGCCATGCAGGCGCTGCTTGACCACATGCCACCGCTTGAGATCGGCCCCATCCTGCCCTAG
- a CDS encoding SUF system Fe-S cluster assembly protein, translating into MNQTGEQLEGTPLIKPSSTDHPLHEAVVEACRSVYDPEIPVNIYDLGLVYTVEINAENEVDIIMTLTAPGCPVAGEMPGWVAEAVEPLPGVKHVNVALTWEPPWGMEMMSDEARLELGFM; encoded by the coding sequence ATGAACCAGACCGGCGAACAGCTTGAGGGCACCCCTCTGATCAAACCCTCCTCCACGGATCACCCGCTGCATGAGGCGGTTGTTGAGGCCTGCCGGTCCGTTTACGACCCGGAGATCCCGGTCAACATCTACGATCTGGGCCTCGTCTACACGGTGGAAATCAACGCCGAGAACGAGGTGGACATCATTATGACGCTCACCGCGCCGGGCTGCCCCGTGGCTGGTGAGATGCCGGGGTGGGTCGCCGAGGCCGTGGAGCCGCTGCCCGGTGTGAAGCATGTGAACGTCGCGCTCACATGGGAGCCGCCTTGGGGCATGGAAATGATGAGCGACGAAGCCCGGCTTGAGCTTGGCTTCATGTAA